The Novosphingobium humi DNA window CAATCGCGATTTTCAGGCTTTCATAGGCCCCCGCGCCCGCGATCATCCATCCGATAAACGTCAGCGCCGCCAGCGTATGGACAGCGGGCGCGTAAAGGCGGCTGGCGCGGTCGGCGATGCGGACATAGGTGCTGCGATGCTGGCCTGCCGCCTCCATCGTGCGCGCGATTTCGGCCAGCGTGGTGTCGCAACCGGCCGCCGTCACGCGCACATCGACCGGCGCATCCATGTTCAGCATGCCCGCATGCACCGCATCGCCCTGCGCCACCGGCACCGCCGCGCTCTCGCCGGTCAGCAGGCTGCGGTCGAACCGGCTGTTGCCCGAAACGATCTCGCCATCGGCGGCCAAACGCTCGCCCGAGGCCACGCGCATCACCATACCGGGCAGCAGATCGCGTGCGGAAACCCAATCCACCGCCCCCTTGGCCACGACCATCGCGCCGGGTGCGGCCTGACGCAGCAGTGCATCCACCCCCGCCCGCGCCCGGTCGCGCATCATCGCGTCCAGCACCCGCCCGGCCAGCAGGAAGAGCAGCAGCATCAGTGTGCCGTCAAACCATGCTTCGGCGCCATGGGTCAGCGTTTCATAGAGGCTGAGCCCCGTGGCCAGAATGACGCCAATCGAGATCGGCACATCCATATTGGTGCGCCCATGCCGCAAAGCGCCCCATGCCGAGGCAAAGAACACCCGCCCCGCATAAAGGATCGCGGGAATCCCGATCGCGGCCGAGAGCAGGTGGAACAGATCGCGCGTCGAACCTTCGGCCCCCGACCAGATGCTGACCGAGAGCAGCATGACATTCATGCAGGCAAAACCGGCCACCGCCAGCGGCGCCAGCAAGGGTTTCACCGCCGAGGGCGGCGGGGCCAGATCCTCGACGCGAGGCTGGCTGGGGAAACCGATGGCGACCAGCGCGCCCACCAGATCGGGCACGCCCAGCGCTGCGTCATGCGCCACATTGACCTGCCGCGCGGTCAGATTGACCCGCGCCGACTGCACGCCCGGCAAAGCGCCCAGCGCCCGCTCGACCTTGCCCATGCAACTGGCGCAATGCATGCCCGGAACCACCAGCGTGGTGGTCTCGATGCTTTCGCTTTGGGTCAGGGGCGGGGCGCTGGCCATCTCATGCGTCCTTGGTCAGAGCATCTGCTGCAGGCGAACAGCGTGATGGCCGGCGGCATCATCGCCGTCCAGCTTAAGCCGCAGGCGCCACCGCCCGGCAGGCAGCGGATCGATCGAGATCCAGCGCCCGTCGCCCGCGCGGCGGAAGGATACGGTGCGGTCCGCTTCCTGGCCCAGCGGGTGCCATGCCTCGCCGCCCAGCACGGCATTTTGCGGGCGGACTTCACCGATCAGCGAGACCGCCACCCGGCCATCGCCCTGACGCAGCGCGCGCACTTGCCAGCCCAGCGCCTTTTCCTTGGCCGCCTCGTCCAGCCATGTGTTGTAATGCTGGCTGGCGACATAGGAATTCTCGACCACCACACCGCTGAAACTGCGGCTGGCAAGGGTGGCCATATAGACGTTGACGACGATCACGATGCCGAAAAAGGCCACCAGGATCATGGTCATATGCCATCCGGTGAACCGGAAAGCGCGGCGGGCGGCAGGAGCATGCATATCGGGGGTACTCCTCTTAAGGTTCAGTCGTGGTCTTCATCGGGCGCGTCAAAGCGCGTTGCATAGCTCACCTCGCCGCCGTCCTGATCCAGCGCGCGAAGAGTAAAGCTGAGCTTACCCTCATGCGTTCCGGCCGGCGCCGTCACATAGATCCTTAGCGGCGCGGTGGTGTCGGCGGGAATGATCCGCGTCAAATCGCGCGCGGCCATCTCCTTGGACATGTCCTCGCTCCACATTTTCGCGCCCGCCGGGCCATCCAGCGTCAATTGCATCTTGCGCGGGCGGCCTTCCATGTTCTTCCAGCGCACCGCATAGGCATTGCGGATATCGCCGCTGGAGAGGATCATATAGGGCGGGTTGCGATCCTTGCTGACCGCGATGGACAGGTGCTGGCGGGTGCCCAGCGCAAAGAGCAGCGCCGCGCCGATGGCCGACCAGATGCCCAGATAGATCAGCGTGCGCGCATGCCAGATCAGCTTCCAATGCGGCGTGGCGGCCAGCCCCTGTCGCTCACGGGCCGAATCCTCCAGCGTCACATAGTCGATCAACCCACGCGGGCGGCCGGTCTTTTCCATCACCCCGTCGCAGGCATCAATGCACAAAGCGCAGGTGATGCAGCCGATCTGGGGCCCTTCGCGGATGTCGATGCCGGTGGGGCAAACCGCTGCGCAAAGCCCGCAGTCGATGCAATCGCCCAGCGGCGCACCGGTCGGGCTCTTCTTGCCGCGCGGTTCGCCGCGCCAGTCCTTATAGGTCACCAGCAGCGATTTCTCGTCCAGCATCGCCGACTGAATGCGCGGCCAGGGGCACATATAGATGCACACCTGTTCGCGCATGAAACCGCCGAACCACATCGTCGTGCAGGTCAGCACAAAGACTGTGGAATAGGCGATCGAGGGCGCCTGAAGCGTGACAAATTCGCGCGCGAGCGTTGGCGCATCGGCAAAATAGAAGATCCATGCGCCGCCCGTCGAAATGGAAATGAGCAGATAGATGCTCCATTTCCCCAGCCGCCGCGCGATCTTGGCCGGACCCCACGGGGCCTTGGCCAGCTTCATCTGCGCATTGCGGTCACCGTCGATCAGGCGGTCAACATGCTGAAACAGGTCGGTCCACACCGTTTGCGGACAGGCATAGCCGCACCATGCGCGCCCCACCGCCGATGTCACCAGAAACAGGCCGATCCCGGCCATGATGAGCAGGCCCGCGACGAAGTAGAACTCCTGCGGCCAGATCTCGATCGCAAACATATAGAAGCGGCGGTGTTCAAGGTCGATCAGCACCGCCTGATCGGGGGAATAGGGCCCGCGGTGCCAGCGCAGCCACGGGGTAATGTAATAGACGGCGAGGCAGAAGGTCATCACCGCCCATTTCAGGCGCCGGAAACGGCCGT harbors:
- a CDS encoding heavy metal translocating P-type ATPase produces the protein MASAPPLTQSESIETTTLVVPGMHCASCMGKVERALGALPGVQSARVNLTARQVNVAHDAALGVPDLVGALVAIGFPSQPRVEDLAPPPSAVKPLLAPLAVAGFACMNVMLLSVSIWSGAEGSTRDLFHLLSAAIGIPAILYAGRVFFASAWGALRHGRTNMDVPISIGVILATGLSLYETLTHGAEAWFDGTLMLLLFLLAGRVLDAMMRDRARAGVDALLRQAAPGAMVVAKGAVDWVSARDLLPGMVMRVASGERLAADGEIVSGNSRFDRSLLTGESAAVPVAQGDAVHAGMLNMDAPVDVRVTAAGCDTTLAEIARTMEAAGQHRSTYVRIADRASRLYAPAVHTLAALTFIGWMIAGAGAYESLKIAIAVLIITCPCALGLAVPVAQVVAAGALMRRGIMVKDGSAMERMARIDRALLDKTGTLTLGRPTPDPQALDALPAQAAQVALALASHSRHPLSRALVEALGARGVTAAELTQVEEVAGQGVHALWHGGPVALRRPDGPTGGMASALDIEGMPLRLILFADRLRPDADLALNWMRAMGVEPSILSGDAMAAVAEVARATHMTAQGAASPADKLEAIQRLQGAGHHVLMAGDGLNDGPALAAAHASIAPGTASDVGRQAADFVFLSDSLMAIPRAMAASRATMRVVRQNFVLAIGYNVLAVPMAMAGLVTPLIAAVAMSTSSLIVIGNSLRLAMAAREPKA
- a CDS encoding FixH family protein produces the protein MHAPAARRAFRFTGWHMTMILVAFFGIVIVVNVYMATLASRSFSGVVVENSYVASQHYNTWLDEAAKEKALGWQVRALRQGDGRVAVSLIGEVRPQNAVLGGEAWHPLGQEADRTVSFRRAGDGRWISIDPLPAGRWRLRLKLDGDDAAGHHAVRLQQML
- the ccoG gene encoding cytochrome c oxidase accessory protein CcoG, whose amino-acid sequence is MTNMDPKGLTRQPPKRLHAETQAVHPRAVDGRFRRLKWAVMTFCLAVYYITPWLRWHRGPYSPDQAVLIDLEHRRFYMFAIEIWPQEFYFVAGLLIMAGIGLFLVTSAVGRAWCGYACPQTVWTDLFQHVDRLIDGDRNAQMKLAKAPWGPAKIARRLGKWSIYLLISISTGGAWIFYFADAPTLAREFVTLQAPSIAYSTVFVLTCTTMWFGGFMREQVCIYMCPWPRIQSAMLDEKSLLVTYKDWRGEPRGKKSPTGAPLGDCIDCGLCAAVCPTGIDIREGPQIGCITCALCIDACDGVMEKTGRPRGLIDYVTLEDSARERQGLAATPHWKLIWHARTLIYLGIWSAIGAALLFALGTRQHLSIAVSKDRNPPYMILSSGDIRNAYAVRWKNMEGRPRKMQLTLDGPAGAKMWSEDMSKEMAARDLTRIIPADTTAPLRIYVTAPAGTHEGKLSFTLRALDQDGGEVSYATRFDAPDEDHD